The Methanosphaera stadtmanae DSM 3091 genome includes a window with the following:
- the rpl12p gene encoding 50S ribosomal protein P1: MEYVYAALLLNATEKDINEENVTAVLSAAGVDVDDARVKALIASLEDVDIEEAIATAAVAAAPAAGAAAPAAEEAEEEEEEEEEEEEAEEAAAAGLGALFG; encoded by the coding sequence ATGGAATACGTATACGCAGCATTATTATTAAACGCAACAGAAAAAGACATTAACGAAGAAAACGTTACAGCTGTATTATCTGCAGCTGGAGTAGATGTAGACGATGCAAGAGTAAAAGCTTTAATCGCATCTTTAGAAGATGTAGATATTGAAGAAGCTATTGCAACCGCAGCAGTAGCAGCAGCACCTGCAGCTGGAGCAGCAGCACCTGCAGCAGAAGAAGCTGAAGAAGAAGAGGAAGAAGAAGAGGAAGAAGAAGAAGCTGAAGAAGCAGCAGCAGCTGGATTAGGTGCACTTTTCGGATAA
- a CDS encoding 50S ribosomal protein L10, with protein MHHVADWKKEKVAELEDLTNSHEIIGIVNLADIPAKQLQTMRKSLGDNAILKMSRKNFIKIALENSDKEEVEGLADYLEGQPAMVFTKMNPFKLFKILEDSKTEAPAKAGSIAPADIVVPAGDTSFPPGPILGELQQVGIPAKIDKGSIVVTDDAKIVDEGEEIPKAVADILTKLEIHPMEVGIDLLAVCEGDTIYTADVLAIDEEETIQTLANAYQSAINLSVYAGILNSESAPLLIQKAARDALNLAINANILTSETTDKILSKAYAQMLAVAKLLSSEAIDDELNEKLNSQAAAAPVAVEDNTEEPEEEEEEEEDAAESAAAGLGALFG; from the coding sequence ATGCATCATGTTGCAGATTGGAAAAAAGAAAAAGTAGCTGAACTTGAAGATTTAACAAATTCTCATGAAATAATAGGTATTGTAAACTTAGCTGATATTCCAGCAAAACAATTACAAACCATGAGAAAATCTTTAGGAGATAATGCAATTCTTAAAATGTCACGTAAAAATTTCATTAAAATTGCATTAGAAAACTCTGATAAAGAAGAAGTTGAAGGTTTAGCAGATTACCTCGAAGGTCAACCAGCTATGGTCTTCACTAAAATGAATCCTTTCAAACTATTTAAAATCTTAGAAGATAGTAAAACGGAAGCTCCAGCAAAAGCTGGAAGTATTGCTCCAGCGGATATTGTTGTTCCAGCAGGAGATACATCTTTCCCACCTGGTCCAATTCTTGGTGAATTACAACAAGTAGGTATTCCAGCTAAAATTGATAAAGGATCAATTGTTGTAACCGATGATGCTAAAATTGTCGATGAAGGCGAAGAAATTCCTAAAGCAGTAGCTGATATATTAACAAAACTTGAAATTCATCCTATGGAAGTGGGAATAGATTTACTAGCAGTTTGTGAAGGAGATACAATATATACTGCAGATGTACTTGCAATTGATGAAGAAGAAACTATTCAAACACTTGCAAATGCATATCAAAGTGCAATTAACTTATCAGTTTATGCAGGTATATTAAACAGCGAATCTGCTCCATTACTCATACAGAAAGCAGCAAGAGATGCTTTAAACTTAGCTATCAATGCTAATATATTAACTTCTGAAACAACTGATAAAATATTATCTAAAGCATATGCTCAAATGTTAGCAGTTGCTAAATTACTCTCTAGCGAAGCTATTGATGATGAACTTAATGAAAAATTAAATTCACAAGCAGCAGCAGCTCCTGTAGCAGTAGAAGATAATACAGAAGAACCTGAAGAGGAAGAAGAAGAGGAAGAAGATGCAGCAGAATCTGCAGCTGCAGGTCTTGGAGCTCTCTTCGGATAA
- a CDS encoding 50S ribosomal protein L1, whose product MTQVIEEAVKKVLEESKPRNFTQSIDVVITINDLDINKPENRLDEEVLLPNGRGKDVKIAFIAEGELAYQAEQAGADLVINKEKLEELGKNRPEAKKLANSYDFFVAQTDLMPTVGRFLGPVLGPRKKMPKPIPASANPETILGRLRSTIKIRVKDQPIIQSIVGSEDMTEAQVAENIDAIMDVLDRNLEKGSKQIKAMYLKTTMGPVTRVI is encoded by the coding sequence ATGACACAAGTAATTGAAGAAGCAGTGAAGAAGGTTTTAGAAGAATCTAAACCGAGAAACTTCACACAGTCTATTGATGTGGTCATAACCATCAACGATTTAGACATAAACAAACCAGAAAACCGTTTAGATGAAGAAGTGCTTCTCCCTAATGGACGTGGAAAAGATGTTAAAATTGCATTTATTGCTGAAGGTGAATTAGCTTATCAAGCAGAACAAGCTGGTGCAGATTTAGTTATTAATAAAGAAAAATTAGAAGAATTAGGTAAAAACAGACCTGAAGCTAAAAAATTAGCAAATTCTTATGATTTCTTTGTAGCTCAAACTGATTTAATGCCAACTGTTGGTAGATTCTTAGGTCCAGTACTTGGTCCAAGGAAAAAAATGCCTAAACCAATTCCAGCAAGTGCAAATCCAGAAACCATATTAGGAAGATTAAGAAGTACAATTAAAATAAGAGTGAAAGACCAACCTATTATACAATCTATTGTAGGATCTGAAGATATGACTGAAGCACAAGTTGCTGAAAATATAGATGCTATAATGGATGTTCTTGATCGTAATTTAGAAAAAGGGTCTAAACAGATCAAAGCAATGTATTTAAAAACAACAATGGGACCTGTAACGAGGGTGATCTAG
- a CDS encoding 50S ribosomal protein L11, producing the protein MASQTIEILVEGGKATPGPPLGPAIGPLGINMMQVVEEINKKTADFGGMKVPVKITADMDTKDFEISIGTPPTTALVLDELGIESGSHEPGTEVAADFSVEQAFKVARMKFDDLLANDYKHATKEVIGTCVSMGINVQGKDGRETQKDIDNGDYDDVFTQ; encoded by the coding sequence GTGGCTAGTCAAACTATTGAAATCCTAGTGGAAGGTGGAAAAGCCACACCGGGACCACCTTTAGGTCCAGCTATAGGTCCATTAGGTATTAATATGATGCAAGTTGTTGAAGAAATCAACAAAAAAACTGCTGATTTTGGCGGTATGAAAGTACCAGTAAAAATAACTGCAGACATGGATACTAAAGATTTTGAAATTTCTATAGGTACACCACCTACAACTGCTTTAGTTCTTGATGAGTTAGGTATTGAAAGTGGTTCTCACGAACCTGGTACTGAAGTAGCAGCTGATTTCTCAGTTGAACAAGCATTTAAAGTTGCAAGAATGAAATTTGATGACTTACTTGCAAATGATTACAAACACGCAACAAAAGAAGTGATTGGTACATGTGTAAGTATGGGTATTAATGTTCAAGGTAAAGATGGACGTGAAACTCAAAAAGACATCGATAATGGCGATTATGATGATGTATTTACCCAATAA
- a CDS encoding transcription elongation factor Spt5 — protein sequence MEKSGIMFYAMRVLIGQEKNVASLLAQSVKHEDTGISAILSPESMKGYIFVESDKTLDMRHPALKVPNLRGLVEGDVDFDELKSFLSPDQSIVNIEKGSIVELTSGPFKDEKAKVVRIDEAKEDVVLELIEAAVPIPVTVKGDQIRLIQKEAE from the coding sequence ATAGAAAAAAGTGGAATTATGTTTTATGCGATGAGAGTACTTATTGGACAAGAAAAAAATGTAGCATCTTTATTAGCACAAAGTGTTAAACATGAAGATACAGGGATTTCTGCGATTTTATCTCCAGAATCTATGAAAGGTTATATTTTTGTTGAGTCTGATAAAACATTAGATATGAGGCATCCTGCACTTAAAGTTCCAAATTTGAGAGGTTTAGTCGAAGGTGACGTAGACTTCGATGAGCTCAAATCATTCTTAAGTCCAGATCAATCAATAGTCAATATTGAAAAAGGTAGTATTGTTGAATTGACTTCTGGCCCATTTAAAGATGAAAAAGCTAAAGTGGTTAGGATTGATGAAGCAAAAGAAGATGTAGTATTGGAATTAATTGAAGCAGCAGTTCCAATACCTGTCACAGTAAAGGGTGACCAAATCAGATTAATACAAAAGGAGGCTGAATAG
- a CDS encoding protein translocase SEC61 complex subunit gamma has protein sequence MNINKESIHGFLKQCERVLRISKKPDNEEYLTVAKVTGVGIIIIGLIGFILSIVSQVLFYS, from the coding sequence ATGAATATAAACAAAGAATCAATACATGGTTTTTTAAAGCAATGTGAAAGAGTATTACGTATTTCAAAAAAACCAGATAATGAGGAATACTTAACTGTAGCAAAAGTTACAGGTGTGGGTATCATAATTATTGGTCTTATTGGGTTTATACTTTCAATAGTATCACAAGTATTGTTTTACTCATAG
- the ftsZ gene encoding cell division protein FtsZ codes for MSKNNISNSNVDDINSILVDIINKSRTKIFVIGAGGAGNNTISRLGEIGIEGAETISINTDAQDLFFCKSNDKILIGEETCGGLGAGGIPDVGEASAEESEEEIKERIDGADMVFVTCGLGGGTGTGSAPVVSRIAQKCGALTIAVVTMPFSAEGIRRRENAEKGLAKLQEAADTVLVIPNDKLLEVAPSLPINKAFMVSDELLGRAVKGITELITKPGLVSLDFADVKSVMSDSGMAMIGMGESDTGDRAIESVNEALNSPLLDLDISNAKSAIVNISGSNDLTLNEAEKIVQIVADELDPEANIIWGTQLQEDLASTVRTTIVVAGVSSPSIMGSDDSYKEKPRGEETPTPDADLEGFIDDVF; via the coding sequence ATCTCTAAAAATAATATTTCTAATTCTAATGTAGATGATATTAATAGTATCTTAGTAGATATTATTAACAAAAGTAGAACAAAAATATTTGTTATTGGTGCTGGTGGAGCTGGAAACAACACTATTTCACGTTTAGGTGAAATTGGAATTGAAGGTGCAGAAACTATATCCATTAACACAGATGCACAAGACTTATTCTTCTGCAAATCTAATGATAAAATATTAATTGGGGAAGAAACTTGTGGTGGATTAGGTGCTGGTGGAATTCCAGATGTTGGAGAAGCAAGTGCTGAAGAAAGTGAAGAAGAAATAAAAGAAAGAATTGATGGAGCAGACATGGTATTTGTTACCTGTGGACTTGGTGGAGGAACAGGTACAGGTTCAGCACCAGTAGTAAGTAGAATTGCACAAAAATGTGGAGCATTAACTATAGCTGTAGTAACAATGCCATTTAGTGCAGAGGGAATTAGAAGGCGAGAAAATGCTGAAAAAGGTCTTGCAAAATTACAAGAAGCAGCAGATACCGTACTTGTAATTCCTAATGATAAACTCTTAGAAGTAGCTCCAAGTTTACCAATTAACAAAGCATTCATGGTTTCAGATGAATTATTAGGTAGGGCTGTAAAAGGTATAACTGAATTAATTACAAAACCAGGACTAGTAAGTTTAGACTTTGCTGATGTTAAAAGTGTAATGAGTGATAGTGGAATGGCTATGATTGGTATGGGCGAATCAGATACTGGTGATAGGGCTATTGAATCAGTAAATGAAGCTCTTAACAGTCCTTTACTTGATTTAGATATTTCTAATGCAAAAAGTGCTATTGTTAACATCAGTGGAAGTAATGACTTAACATTAAATGAAGCTGAAAAAATTGTACAAATAGTTGCAGATGAACTTGATCCTGAAGCAAATATTATTTGGGGTACTCAATTACAAGAAGATCTTGCAAGTACAGTTAGAACAACCATTGTTGTTGCAGGTGTAAGTTCTCCTTCAATAATGGGATCTGATGATTCTTACAAAGAAAAACCACGTGGAGAAGAAACACCAACACCAGATGCAGATCTTGAAGGATTTATTGATGATGTATTTTAG
- the comA gene encoding phosphosulfolactate synthase, with protein MNAFKFLDEIGPVNTNTMVLDKALGYKTVEDMLTISGNYFNLLKYGWGTSILYDEEIIKDKNELYHSYNIRTYTGGTLFELANKQNKIDEYFNEIDRLGFNAVEISDGSTTIDSDRRAQLINKSKELGFYTLSEIGKKNPQKDSEYTTQQRIDLINTDIEAGSDMVIIEGRESGKNIGIYDDKGNVKKDDLTSIYENTPKEKVLWEAPQKNQQVELILTLSNDVNLGNINSNEIVSLETLRRGLRGDTLGKL; from the coding sequence ATGAACGCTTTTAAGTTTCTAGATGAAATTGGACCAGTAAATACCAATACCATGGTTCTTGATAAGGCATTAGGATACAAAACAGTTGAAGATATGTTAACAATTAGTGGAAACTATTTTAATCTATTGAAGTATGGATGGGGAACTTCAATATTATATGATGAAGAAATAATAAAAGATAAAAATGAATTATATCACTCATATAATATTAGAACATATACTGGTGGAACTTTATTTGAATTAGCAAATAAACAAAATAAAATAGATGAATATTTTAATGAAATTGACAGATTAGGATTTAATGCTGTGGAAATATCTGATGGATCAACTACCATTGACAGTGATAGACGTGCACAGTTAATTAATAAATCAAAAGAATTAGGTTTCTACACTTTGAGTGAAATAGGTAAGAAAAATCCACAAAAAGATTCTGAATATACAACACAACAACGTATAGATCTTATAAATACAGATATTGAAGCAGGTTCTGATATGGTTATTATTGAAGGACGTGAAAGTGGTAAAAATATTGGTATATACGATGATAAAGGTAATGTAAAAAAAGATGATTTAACTTCAATCTATGAAAATACACCTAAAGAAAAAGTATTGTGGGAAGCTCCACAGAAAAATCAACAAGTAGAATTAATACTTACATTAAGTAATGATGTAAATCTTGGAAACATTAATTCTAATGAAATAGTCTCCCTTGAAACATTACGTCGTGGATTAAGAGGAGACACTCTTGGAAAATTATAA
- a CDS encoding coenzyme F420-0:L-glutamate ligase, whose protein sequence is MKVEVIPIKTDYIKPNEGYYTLITNIIKYCQDDDYIVISETPISTAEGNLVDESKYIPSIAASILTELWSKYLWGYVLCPFLGYKKRTITNLRNMPHEARYHKQFILEKYGLKYALQPTSEAGVDLSNVPEQYVSLLPENPQKSADYIKEIIHKKTGKNVNIIICDTDATYDFYGKKFTTLPQSIETIHNNTGIFGYILGNFSKKIGPTPLASTVKCDVEMLIKLCAIAEKSQVENTNTFFETVYNMKTTFDTDYNKVTPALLNTITHIPAVIIRF, encoded by the coding sequence ATGAAAGTAGAAGTTATTCCCATTAAAACAGATTATATCAAACCAAATGAAGGATACTATACTCTTATAACCAATATCATAAAATATTGTCAAGATGATGATTATATTGTAATTAGTGAAACTCCCATATCAACAGCTGAAGGCAATTTAGTTGATGAATCAAAATACATACCAAGTATCGCTGCATCTATTTTAACAGAGTTATGGAGTAAATATTTATGGGGATATGTTTTATGTCCATTTTTAGGTTATAAAAAAAGAACAATAACCAATCTTAGAAACATGCCCCATGAGGCAAGATACCATAAACAGTTCATATTAGAAAAATATGGATTAAAATATGCACTACAACCTACATCTGAAGCTGGTGTTGATTTAAGTAATGTTCCTGAACAATATGTATCTCTTCTTCCAGAAAATCCACAAAAGAGTGCTGATTATATTAAAGAAATTATACACAAAAAAACAGGGAAAAATGTAAATATAATAATCTGTGATACTGATGCAACATATGATTTCTATGGAAAGAAATTTACCACATTACCCCAATCCATAGAGACAATTCATAATAATACTGGTATTTTTGGATATATTCTTGGAAATTTCTCTAAAAAAATAGGTCCAACACCTCTTGCATCTACTGTTAAGTGTGATGTTGAAATGTTAATAAAACTATGTGCAATTGCTGAAAAATCACAAGTTGAAAATACCAATACTTTTTTTGAAACTGTATATAATATGAAAACTACATTTGATACTGATTATAATAAGGTTACCCCTGCGCTTCTAAATACAATTACACATATACCTGCAGTGATTATAAGATTTTAA
- the tfe gene encoding transcription factor E, translating into MAKKKVKYTFDYDSKFLNEHNVKKLAYELTHDSDTSNKILDCLFTAEVTDEQIAEATGIKLNFVRKILYKFYDVGMANYTRKKDPETQWFTYYWRFDSRKAAQILEKQYNHHNQEIKESIEYEENNMFFVCPNGCRYPFDEATEFQFICPRCNEKLEFKDNSDLIHDLKKLESAYKINE; encoded by the coding sequence ATGGCTAAGAAAAAAGTTAAATATACATTTGATTATGATTCTAAATTTTTAAATGAACACAATGTTAAAAAACTAGCATATGAACTTACTCATGATTCTGATACTAGTAATAAAATATTAGACTGTTTATTTACTGCTGAAGTTACAGATGAACAAATAGCTGAAGCTACTGGTATTAAATTAAACTTTGTAAGAAAAATATTATACAAATTCTATGATGTGGGTATGGCTAATTATACAAGAAAAAAAGATCCTGAAACACAATGGTTTACTTATTATTGGAGATTTGATTCAAGAAAAGCTGCACAAATCCTAGAAAAACAATACAACCACCATAATCAAGAAATTAAAGAATCAATTGAATATGAAGAAAATAATATGTTTTTTGTATGTCCTAATGGATGCAGATATCCATTTGATGAAGCTACAGAATTTCAATTTATATGTCCAAGATGTAATGAAAAATTAGAATTTAAAGATAACAGTGATCTTATCCATGATCTCAAAAAATTAGAGTCAGCATACAAAATTAATGAATAA
- a CDS encoding TIGR00295 family protein: MSEVDKLIKNIYNKLECSKYIIDHSTTVYERTKDITPHYDNIDLDLIKAGAMLHDVGRTVTNDIKHAYLGADLLRQLNVDEKICKITERHIGAGISAKEAQKLRLPPRNYIPQTLEEKIVAHADNLVHGTEPVDLDFVINKWTKKGMATESIDRLIKLHNELIK; this comes from the coding sequence ATGTCTGAAGTTGATAAATTAATTAAAAATATTTATAATAAATTAGAATGTTCTAAATACATTATAGATCATTCCACCACAGTTTATGAAAGAACCAAAGATATTACACCCCATTATGACAATATTGATTTAGATCTTATTAAAGCTGGAGCAATGTTACATGATGTTGGAAGAACTGTTACAAATGATATTAAACATGCATACCTTGGAGCAGATCTACTTCGTCAATTAAATGTTGATGAAAAAATATGTAAAATAACAGAACGTCATATTGGTGCTGGAATAAGTGCTAAAGAAGCCCAAAAATTAAGATTACCACCACGTAATTACATACCCCAAACTCTTGAGGAAAAAATTGTTGCACATGCAGATAATCTTGTTCATGGAACAGAACCTGTGGATTTAGATTTTGTTATTAATAAATGGACAAAAAAAGGCATGGCTACAGAATCAATAGACAGACTTATTAAATTACATAATGAATTAATAAAGTAG
- a CDS encoding TfuA-related McrA-glycine thioamidation protein, with protein sequence MINMTIAIYTGLSISFKEAKTILDATYYPPVKRGDIDELLSKNDNIEIIGIIDGVFHQSPAVAHKEILRALKRNITVVGGASMGALRACELYPYGMIGIGTIFNDYKKGVIDSDDDVSVALNPDTLEQLSQPWINLKYNFDNARKDKIITQEEEDELLKIAKDTYYPKRSFEYTIRKSSLSPENITTLLNYINKNKIDIKHDDAKKVIQYIKKISKQ encoded by the coding sequence ATGATTAACATGACAATAGCAATTTATACTGGATTATCAATTTCATTTAAAGAAGCTAAAACAATATTAGATGCTACGTATTATCCTCCTGTAAAAAGAGGCGATATTGATGAATTACTCTCAAAAAATGATAATATTGAAATTATTGGTATAATAGATGGCGTTTTTCATCAAAGTCCTGCTGTAGCTCATAAAGAAATTTTAAGAGCATTGAAAAGGAATATTACTGTTGTTGGTGGTGCTAGTATGGGTGCACTTCGTGCTTGTGAATTATATCCATATGGTATGATTGGAATTGGAACTATTTTTAATGACTATAAAAAAGGTGTTATTGACTCTGATGATGATGTTTCTGTTGCTTTAAATCCAGATACCTTAGAGCAATTATCTCAACCCTGGATTAATCTTAAATATAATTTTGATAACGCAAGAAAAGACAAAATCATTACACAAGAAGAGGAAGATGAATTATTAAAAATTGCAAAAGACACCTATTATCCTAAACGTTCATTTGAATATACAATTAGAAAATCAAGTCTATCTCCAGAAAATATAACAACGTTACTTAACTATATTAATAAAAATAAAATAGATATAAAACACGATGATGCAAAAAAGGTTATACAATACATTAAAAAAATAAGTAAACAATGA
- the larE gene encoding ATP-dependent sacrificial sulfur transferase LarE, whose amino-acid sequence MKIEEKIEKLKEYLKDKKSILAFSAGSDSTLIAYILSQVSPNSVLVTIDNNMMPKDFINYTKEKAKELNLKHDVINVNFLKNPEFISNNQKRCYNCRKIMYLKIQELSYFNEYDYFLEGTNLTDLLEDRPGILVRKTYNMTSPLIECGITKNDVFNMIKYLNLTYSHNTTCLATRVKTNEEVSMEKFKLIDEAETYLKKYIKQENIRVRFDSYTATISIDEPLEVLDKNLIKNIRDKLQELGFKKVLLDITGYMKTKLTYNIDNNIYFYKLPYNIDLKRTYENIIENTKLGEESKLNSKTINYEDITIEDNGKISMPETNDFIDKFNKILPSIERKI is encoded by the coding sequence ATGAAAATAGAAGAGAAGATAGAGAAATTAAAAGAATATTTGAAAGATAAAAAATCAATACTAGCATTTAGTGCTGGTTCAGACAGTACACTCATAGCATACATTTTATCACAAGTAAGTCCCAATTCAGTACTTGTTACAATAGACAATAACATGATGCCAAAAGACTTTATAAATTATACAAAAGAAAAAGCAAAAGAATTAAATTTAAAACATGACGTAATAAATGTTAACTTTCTAAAAAACCCAGAATTCATATCAAACAACCAAAAACGCTGTTATAACTGTAGAAAAATAATGTACTTAAAAATCCAAGAACTATCCTATTTTAATGAATATGATTATTTCTTAGAAGGAACCAATCTAACAGACCTTCTTGAAGATAGACCTGGAATTTTAGTAAGAAAAACATACAACATGACAAGTCCCCTAATAGAATGTGGTATAACAAAAAATGATGTATTTAATATGATAAAATACTTAAATCTCACATACTCCCATAACACAACATGTCTTGCAACTAGAGTAAAAACAAATGAAGAAGTAAGCATGGAAAAATTTAAATTAATAGATGAAGCTGAAACATATCTAAAAAAATACATAAAACAAGAAAATATCCGAGTTAGATTTGATTCATATACTGCAACAATATCAATAGATGAACCTCTTGAAGTACTAGATAAGAATTTAATAAAAAATATAAGAGACAAGCTTCAAGAATTAGGTTTTAAAAAGGTATTATTAGACATAACAGGATATATGAAAACAAAACTCACATATAACATAGATAATAACATATACTTCTATAAATTACCATATAACATAGATTTAAAAAGAACTTATGAAAATATAATTGAAAATACAAAACTAGGAGAAGAAAGTAAATTAAATTCAAAAACCATAAACTATGAGGATATAACTATTGAAGATAATGGTAAAATAAGTATGCCTGAAACTAATGACTTTATTGATAAATTCAATAAAATTCTACCTTCAATTGAAAGAAAAATATAG
- a CDS encoding CBS domain-containing protein: MKISEIMTENVQAGSVPGTVSSIYEILREEKLSGVPIVKKHTGELAGVITRSDLIKNPDEDQVAMIMSRNPITAAPDEDVNSVARKMINNNIRRVPITVDNKLVGIVTSADITNKALWKINNTEPVEKYMVRNVPTVWDKTPLPIAYSITNFFNFKSVISLNDDGKASGILTETDFINESRVVEEQTIHNSSVSTEGDKWTWNSQSVMYILKNRLQFSDKIVKDVAGDKLVSVTRKTSVKECANILRQYNIEQVPVLNMADEPIGLVRSSDLMRAMIQ, translated from the coding sequence ATGAAAATAAGTGAAATAATGACAGAAAATGTTCAGGCAGGATCAGTTCCAGGGACAGTCAGTAGTATCTATGAAATTTTAAGAGAAGAGAAATTATCTGGTGTACCAATTGTTAAAAAACATACAGGAGAACTTGCAGGAGTAATAACAAGATCTGATCTTATTAAAAATCCTGATGAAGATCAAGTTGCAATGATTATGTCAAGAAATCCTATAACTGCAGCTCCAGATGAAGATGTAAATTCAGTTGCTCGTAAAATGATTAATAATAATATTCGTAGAGTACCAATTACTGTGGATAATAAATTAGTGGGAATTGTAACTTCGGCAGATATAACTAATAAAGCATTATGGAAGATTAATAATACTGAACCTGTTGAAAAATATATGGTACGTAATGTCCCAACGGTATGGGATAAAACACCATTACCTATAGCATATTCTATTACTAACTTCTTTAATTTTAAGTCAGTAATATCATTAAATGATGATGGTAAAGCATCTGGTATTTTAACAGAAACTGACTTTATTAATGAAAGTAGGGTTGTTGAAGAACAAACTATACATAACAGTTCAGTAAGTACTGAGGGAGATAAATGGACATGGAATAGTCAGAGTGTAATGTATATTTTAAAAAATAGATTACAATTTTCTGATAAAATAGTTAAAGATGTTGCTGGAGATAAATTAGTATCTGTTACTCGTAAAACTTCTGTTAAAGAATGTGCGAATATTCTAAGGCAATATAATATAGAACAAGTTCCTGTATTGAATATGGCTGATGAACCAATTGGTCTTGTAAGATCAAGTGATTTAATGCGTGCTATGATTCAATAA